The following nucleotide sequence is from Chloracidobacterium validum.
CGAAAAATTGTCACAGCAAGCTCTGACACCACTGCGCGGATTTGGGATGCTGACTCAGGTCGAGAACTCAGACGCCTGGAAGAACACATTGGCAGAGTGTTTTCTATTTCTATCTCTCCGGATTCTCAGTTCATCGTAACTGGAAATGAAGAAATAGATTATGGGATACGGATTTGGCTTATGGAAACAGGAGAGGAGATCAAGAAAATAAATACGCCAATTGTTCTCGCGGTCGCCTTTTCTAAGGATGGAAAGCAAATTCTTTCTGGAGCCAATGATAGCTCTATTCGGGTTTGGAATGCAAAAACTGGCACAGAAACTCAAACTATTCTTGGACGTTCAGGCGCAATCATTTCAGTTATTTTCTCGCCAGATGGAAAACGAATTGCAAGCACAAGTGATGACAAGATAGCTCGGATATGGGATGCTACTTCGGGGCTGGAACTTCTGCAAGTTTCAGGTCTTTCAGAGCGTTGCAAAATTGCCTTTTCATCTGATGGTCAATGGATTGGAATTCCTTGCAATGACAAAACCGTGCGAATTTTAGACACCAGCCTTGAAATTCGCGGATACGAGGAAATCAAGAAAATTCTTGAAGAGAAATACTTTTCCTATTCCTCACCGCTACGGCCAATAAAGAAATAACGCCTTGATATGGTTTCTTTAGTTCCGAAGCTTAGGATTATAAAAAGTTATGAACCTTAGTCTTTGCGAAAAGCGGGACAAAGCATTGGGTGTATCAAGTGCAAGATTCACCAGACACACCCTCTATTTTGTTTTTGAAAACTTACCCTTGAGACGATGATTCATCTCCTTGTTCTTGATGTTTTGAGTCATCACTGTCGTCCTGAGGATCAGGATCGTGGAATCTTCCTCTATCGCAATACACTTTTGGCGTTAGGCGACCGTCGTCAGGCTCGGGGTCTTGAGTCATTCCCGTCTCAGTGCAGCCAATAGCTGCCCGCGCGCTGCGTCCGGCTGACCAGACCCAGACGCTTGCTCCGAAATGTTCATTTGAAAGTTGATGACAATTCATTAATTTTCTTACACTAATTCGATGCTCAGGGAAACTGTCTTCCATCCAATCCAGGTCATCGTTCTCATGTGTATCAACATACCGTAGCGATAGCCCAAACATATTGACGACATTGTTGCGCACCAGAAAGCGATATATAGCTCTGAGGCAGTCCGAATCATGCTCAGAAATCGGGGCGACGTCTCCTAAATCTGAGAGCGAGGCATACTCCAAGCCTATTAGGTTGAGTGGATCGTCTCCACTGCCCTCAACGAAGCGGCAAGAGATTGCCGTAATGGACTGTCCATCGAGGTTGCAGCACGGCATGGGGCTAATCGTAAGCGACCGCTCACCTGGATCGAAGGTTACGAAACATAGTTCATCGTCGTAGTATTCGAAGTGTCGGTGAAGGAATGAAACGGCAAAACGCTCTTGCATTCCATGCTCAACCAGAATTGCCCCAATTCCATCAACGAAGCCCTGGTCTGTTTCTGAAATCCATCTCATTTGTTTTGGTAATGCCCTGTAATCACTTGAGGAATGGGGGCGAATGCTGAGTCCAGGAGTCATACTTTACCTCATATCGGTGGGTTAATGTTTAGCCTGAATCCGAGGCAGGCCGGTGCCAACCTTGAGAAGGGTTAAGGAAGAAGGCGTTTTTTCTCAGACGTACAGGTAGCCGCGCCTAGGAACCCAATAACGGCATCCAAGCGCGCGACAAGCCTAGGCGCTTGCTTGTGTTGGCAAGCAACCAGTGCCTTTATAACTCACATACCAAGAAATCCGACCCAAAAAGTGTAAAAAAACTCCGGGAAAAAACAAAAACCCTTTTCTCGATAAACAGTGAACTCCCATCTTGCGTTGAAAATGTATTGCCATCTCCAACACGTTTGACATTGCATTTGCTTCAATAAAGCAGCTCGCAATATTTTTTTCAATCCTAGTCAGCACAGTCCTAGATATATTGCAAAAAGATAAATAAATGGACTTGTGCACATCATCATTGTTTTTCTTTTTGACAAGAAAAATATCACCTGGCCCAGTTTGTGGATGAGAGGCCCGCGAACATCGGATGTGGACGTAGCCGTACTTCTTCAGCAAGACGGAGCTCGGTCTCGCCCACAGTCGTCGTTGCGGCAATTGTCGTGAGGACAGGGACGATTTCTCGGCAAAATTCGCAGCCCAGATTGGCCGGTGAGCGACGACCTCGGTGCGTGATGTAGAATGCCTTTGAAGCAGGTGGCAATAGCCTCTGGAAGTCCCTTGAGGGCGCTGACGCTAGCGACAATACCTCCTTCAGTGTAAACTCCAGCCACTTCACCTGCTCCACGATGTCAAAGTCGCTCCATTTGGTTTTCAATGACGACTGAGAATTCGTCGGACGACCGGTTACAACCCATTCACATTCAATGGCACAAGCGTTTAGACAGCTGTGGAGGCAAGAGCGCTAGCAGCCACGACCATTGTTCACGCTCTGGAGAACCCGAATGCTGCCACTCGAAAGAATCAATGGACAGTACCTCATTGGCGAACGGTATCTTATCGAGCGAAAGCTTGGCGCCGGGGGAATCGGGACGGTGTATCTCGCCCAGGATTTTTTTGACCCTCGAAACCCCACCATCTCACGCAAGGTCGCCCTCAAACTCTTGCACCCAAACGCTAGCCATTACCTCCGAAGAAAGTTTGAGCAGGAGAAGGAAGCCCTAAGCCGAATTCGTCATCCGTATGTCGTGGAGGTCCTGGATGCGGGCGAAATCGACTCGGAAACCCCGTGGTTTGCCATGCAGTACGTAGAAGGTCTCTCGCTTCGGGACGCGATGATGACCCTGATCAAGCCGGGTTCCGGGCTTCATTTCCAACTGGTTGGGCGATGGCTTCGCCAACTTGGACAAGCCATATCGGCGGCGCACGCAGTGGGCGTCTTGCACCGCGACCTGAAGCCTGAAAACGTGATGCTCCAGATGGTCACCGAGGGTGAGTATCAGGTCAAGATCATTGATTTCGGAATTGCCAAAATTCAAGACTCCCAACTGGATGAAGGCGGATCGCAGACACTGGATGGCGGCGCGTCCAACCAAGTCGTTGGAACCGTGGTCTATATGGCCCCAGAACAAATCACCGGTCAGACCTCACCGGCCAGCGATATTTATACGATTGGCGTCATTGCCTACGAACTGCTAACCGGAGCGCTCCCATTTTCAACGACCCCCAACTCGGTAGCCGCCCAGTTGTTTGAGATGAACCGGAAACAAAGCCAGGGAGGCTTTACGCCACCCACTGGTCTGAATCCACAAATCCCACAAGCGGCAAGCGATCTGATTTGCAAGTCACTCAACTTCAATCCCGCAAACCGGCCGTCATCGGCAAACTTTTTCGGGGAAGAACTCGAACGCCTACTCAATGGCATAGCCCGAACTGCCGAGCTTGAGCACCAGGCTGAAACGGCTGTCAGGTTGCCGGCCCCTGTCTCACGGCAGCTTGCCGAACTGATCGAACCGGGCGGCGCAGTTGGCTTGG
It contains:
- a CDS encoding serine/threonine-protein kinase, with translation MLPLERINGQYLIGERYLIERKLGAGGIGTVYLAQDFFDPRNPTISRKVALKLLHPNASHYLRRKFEQEKEALSRIRHPYVVEVLDAGEIDSETPWFAMQYVEGLSLRDAMMTLIKPGSGLHFQLVGRWLRQLGQAISAAHAVGVLHRDLKPENVMLQMVTEGEYQVKIIDFGIAKIQDSQLDEGGSQTLDGGASNQVVGTVVYMAPEQITGQTSPASDIYTIGVIAYELLTGALPFSTTPNSVAAQLFEMNRKQSQGGFTPPTGLNPQIPQAASDLICKSLNFNPANRPSSANFFGEELERLLNGIARTAELEHQAETAVRLPAPVSRQLAELIEPGGAVGLGSNFYILRDSDNELIQSVQRRDSIVLIKGARQMGKTSLLARGLKEARSFKVKVALTDFQKLSSEDFASPENFFKEIGSILADALNLEADPSMNWNSRRGPTINFERFLRREILEKIDAPLVWGIDEADRLFGYPFASEVFGLFRSWHNERALDPDCPWSRLTLLISYATEAHLFISDMNQSPFNVGTRISMEDFHFGQLQELNQRYGEPFTNPDILLRFHQLTGGQPYLSQKGLYELAKSRYTQESLLEKADSDEGPFGDHLRRLALSLRQEPELLESVRSVIKSQGALAPNLFFRLRSSGVLVGDNPSNAKLRCELYHRYLNSQF